One part of the Vicia villosa cultivar HV-30 ecotype Madison, WI linkage group LG6, Vvil1.0, whole genome shotgun sequence genome encodes these proteins:
- the LOC131611186 gene encoding aquaporin NIP2-1-like, with protein sequence MEGIERTSSTYNSFTLTNEMQNHTTQKQSMYPPGFPRKVFAEVIGTYLLVFVGSGTAAMSAIDENNVSKLGASLAGGFIVTVMIYAIGHISGAHMNPAVSLAFATISHFPWKQVPFYIAAQLTGAISASYTLRALLEPSKQLGATSPSGSNIQALIIEIVTTFTMVFISTAVSTDSKAIGELAGVAVGSSVCIASIVAGPISGGSMNPARTLGPAFASASYKGIWVYIVGPITGALLGAWSYVVIQETNQKKDIATLQSPLSLKQQHEMNGIEL encoded by the exons ATGGAGGGAATTGaaagaacatcatcaacataCAATTCATTCACTCTAACAAATGAGATGCAAAATCatacaacacaaaagcaatcaatgTACCCTCCTGGCTTTCCAAGAAAg GTATTTGCAGAGGTTATAGGGACATATTTGTTGGTGTTTGTTGGAAGTGGGACAGCTGCCATGAGTGCAATAGATGAAAACAATGTATCAAAATTGGGAGCTTCACTTGCAGGTGGATTCATTGTTACTGTTATGATTTATGCAATTGGACATATATCTGGTGCACACATGAATCCGGCTGTTTCCTTAGCTTTTGCCACCATTTCCCATTTTCCTTGGAAACAG GTTCCATTTTACATTGCAGCTCAACTCACAGGAGCAATTTCTGCTTCATACACACTTAGAgcattgttagagccatcaaagCAGCTAGGTGCAACATCACCTTCTGGATCAAACATTCAAGCATTAATCATAGAAATCGTCACCACTTTCACCATGGTCTTCATCTCCACCGCCGTCTCCACCGATTCAAAAGCG attggAGAACTTGCTGGTGTAGCAGTAGGTTCATCTGTTTGCATAGCAAGCATTGTTGCTGG ACCAATATCAGGGGGATCAATGAACCCAGCAAGGACATTAGGTCCTGCATTTGCTTCTGCATCCTACAAGGGAATTTGGGTCTATATAGTTGGTCCAATTACTGGTGCACTTTTAGGTGCATGGTCTTATGTTGTTATTCAAGAGACAAATCAGAAAAAAGATATTGCAACTTTACAATCTCCTCTTTCACTTAAGCAACAACATGAGATGAATGGGATTGAGTTATAG